In Trichoderma asperellum chromosome 1, complete sequence, a single window of DNA contains:
- a CDS encoding uncharacterized protein (antiSMASH:Cluster_1.2), protein MMLRSAKASFVVRRTSSHCHSCLPSSSAASAATSALKTTQRAYLNARAKSTSAATESATHPSRPFNVSSEDQVQPSANTRPNETDESLIGKTGGESSNNTIPKNINGVSGVSESVEGHVANTAFRLLSPQVRARSITDRQAWLARINAQKTQLPFSD, encoded by the exons ATGATGCTCCGCTCCGCCAAGGCCAGCTTCGTCGTGAGGAGGACCAGCTCGCATTGCCACTCTTGTCTTCCAAGCTCGTCGGCCGCATCAGCCGCGACTTCGGCTCTCAAGACGACACAGAGAGCATATTTAAATGCGAGGGCCAAGAGCACATCTGCAGCAACCGAGTCCGCCACACA TCCTAGCCGGCCATTCAATGTAAGCTCCGAAGACCAAGTCCAGCCATCTGCAAACACTCGCCCCAACGAAACGGACGAATC ACTCATCGGGAAGACTGGGGGTGAGAGCTCCAACAATACCATACCAAAGAACATTAATGGGGTTTCGGGTGTAAGCGAAAGCGTTGAGGGTCACGTTGCCAACACCGCCTTCAGGCTCCTCTCGCCACAGGTTAGGGCCAGATCTATTACGGATCGGCAAGCATGGTTGGCTCGAATTAACGCACAGAAAACGCAGTTGCCCTTTTCGGACTAA